GCAGATCGAGACCGACGGCACCGTGGTGCCCGAGGACGCGGTGGCCTATGCCGCCCGCATCCTGCAGGACCAGCTGCAGCTCTTCATCAACTTCGAGGAGCCGGCCTTCGTGGAGAAGGTCGAGGAGAAGGACGAGCCCGAGTTCAACCGCAATCTGCTGCGCAAGGTGGACGAGTTGGAGCTTTCGGTGCGCTCGGCCAACTGCCTCAAGAACGACAACATCGTCTACATCGGCGATCTCATACAGAAGACCGAAGGCGAAATGCTCCGGACCCCCAACTTCGGGCGCAAGTCCTTGAACGAGATCAAGGAAGTGCTGGCTCAGATGGGGCTGCACCTGGGCATGGAAATCACCAACTGGCCGCCCGAGAATATCGAGGAATTGGCCAAGAAGCTCGAGGAGCCGTTCTAGCGCGTCTCGCGCCAAACTTTCGGGAGTGGTCCATGCGTCATCGCAACAAAGGGCGCAAGCTCAATCGCACCAGCAGCCACCGCAAGGCCATGTTCAACAACATGGCGGCGGCCCTGATCAAGCACGAGCAGATCACCACGACACTGCCCAAGGCCAAGGAGCTAAGGCGTTTTGCCGAGCGCCTGGTGACGCTGGGCAAGCGGGGCGGCCTGCACGCCCGGCGCCAGGCACTGAGCCAGGTGCCCGACACCAATCTCGTCGAGAAGCTCTTTACCACGCTGGCCGAGCGCTATGCCGAGCGCCAGGGCGGCTACACCCGGGTGCTGCGGGCCGGGTTTCGCTACGGTGATTCGGCACCCATGGCGGTGATCGAATTCGTCGACCGCGACGAAGACGCCAAGGGCCAGGATTCCGGCCCCATGCCGGGCGATGAGGAGGAGGAGGCGGCCGCCGCGTGAGCGCGCAGCGAGCGCCTGGAGGAGAATTACGGGCAGCCCGGCGGGCTGCCCTTTTTGTCGCCGTGCTGGGTTTGGGCTTGGTCGGCGCGCCCTTTGCCGGCGCCGCCCAGACCAGCAAATCGGTGCCCGGCGGGAAATCCCAGATCGAGCTCTCGTTTGCCCCCCTGGTGCGCCAGGCGGCACCGGCGGTGGTCAACATCTACATCCGCAAGGTGGTGCGAACCGTGTTCCGTTCGCCCTTTCTCTCGGACCCCTTCTTCCGCCGCTTCTTCGGCGAGAACTCGCCCTTCGGCCGGCCCAGCGAGCGCATCCAGAATTCGCTGGGCTCGGGCGTGCTGGTCAGCCCGGACGGCCTGGTGGTGACCAACCACCACGTCGTCGCTGGGGCCGACGAGATCGTCGTGGCGCTGGCCGACCGCCGCGAATTCGCCGCCGAGCTGGTGCTGAGCGACGAAAAGACCGATCTCGCCGTGCTGCGTATCAAGCGGGACGGCGCAGGCGGCAAGGAAAGCTTTCCCTTCCTCGAGTTTCGCGATTCCGACCAGCTCGAGGTCGGCGATCTGGTGCTGGCCATCGGCAATCCCTTCGGTGTCGGCCAGACGGTGACCAGCGGCATCGTCTCGGCGCTCGCCCGCACCCGAGTGGGGGTGGCCGATTTCGGCTTCTTCATCCAGACCGATGCGGCCATCAACCCGGGCAATTCGGGTGGCGCCCTGATCGGCCTCGACGGCCGCCTGGTGGGCATCAACACGGCCATCTATTCCAAGTCCGGCGGCTCCATCAGCATCGGCTTCGCCATTCCCGCCAACATGGTGCGGGTGGTGGTCGAGGGTGCCAGCCGCGGCGGCAAGCTGGTGCGGCCCTGGCTGGGCGCCTCGGGTCAGCCCGTCAGCGCCGAAATCGCCGAGGCCCGCGGCCTCGAACGTCCCGGCGGCGTGCTGATCAACGAGGTCCATCCCGAGGGGCCGGCCAAGGCCGCGGGCCTGCGGGTCGGCGACATCGTGCTGGCGGTCAACGGCCAGGTCGTGCACGATCCCGCCGGCCTCGATTTCCGCATCGCGACGAGGCCGCTGGGCGGCAAGGCGCACCTCGGCATTCGCCGCAAGGGCCGGAAACTCAAGCTCGAGGTGGCGCTGCTCAAGGCACCCGAGACGCCGCCCCGCAATGTTACCCGGCTTAAGTCGGCCTCGCCCCTGGCCGGGGTTGCCATCGCCAACCTGTCGCCGGCCTTCGCCGAGGAACTGGGCATCGACCAGGGGCGCCGCGGCGTCATCGTGCTGGAGGTGCCCAGGGACAGCCCGGCCAGCCGGCTGCGTTTTCGTCCCGGCGACGTGCTGCTGCGCATCAACGACCAGGACATCGGCCGCGTCGCCGATGTGGCCCGGGCGCTGAAGAGCAGTGAGCGGCACTGGCGCATCGTGCTCAAGCGCAACGACCAAACGCTCTCCATCGAGGTCCGGGGGTGAACACGCTGTTCGAGGCGGCGGGGCTGGCCGACGGGGCGCCGACGCCGCTGGCCGAACGCCTGCGCCCGGCCAGTCTGGCGGCCGTGGTGGGCCAGGACCACTTGCTTGCCGACGAGGGCCCGATCGGTCGCATGGTGGCCCAGGGGCGTTTGGCGTCCTTGGTGTTGTGGGGGGGGGCGGGCACCGGCAAGACCACTATCGCGCGGCTGTTGGCCGATCACACGGGGCTCGAATTCAACCAGCTTTCGGCCGTCTTCTCGGGCGTCGCCGATTTGCGCAAAACCTTCGACGCGGCCCGTGAGCGCCGCCGGGACGGCTTCGGCACGCTGCTGTTCGTCGACGAGATCCATCGCTTCAACCGCTCGCAGCAGGACGCCTTCCTGCCCGTCGTCGAGGACGGCACCATCGTCCTGGTGGGCGCCACCACCGAGAACCCGTCGTTCGAGCTCAACGCGGCGCTCTTGTCGCGCTGCCAGGTGCTGGTGCTCAACCGCCTGGATGAGGGCGCGCTGGAAGAGCTGTTGATCCGCGCCGAGACGGCCGAGCAGCGTACCTTGCCGCTTGACGATGACGCCCGCCGGGCGCTGCGGGCCATGGCCGACGGCGACGGCCGGTATCTGTTTAACCTGGCCGAGGAGTTGTTTGCTCTCGAACCCGGTCCAGGGGCCTTACTCGATACGGCGGCCCTGGTCCAGGCCGTGCAAAAACGGGCGCCGGTCTACGACAAGGCCCAGGAAGGCCACTACAACCTGATCAGCGCGCTGCACAAGGCGCTCCGGGGCTCGGACGCCGATGCCTCGCTGTATTGGCTGGCCCGCATGCTGACGGCTGGCGAGGAGCCGCTCTACATCGCCCGCCGCCTGGTGCGCTTTGCCGTCGAGGACGTCGGGCTGGCCGATCCCCAGGCCCTGTTGCAGGCCGTGGCGGCCAAGGAGACGTACGATTTCCTGGGCAGTCCCGAGGGCGAATTGGCGCTGGCCCAGGCTGTGGTTTTCTTGGCCACGGCGCCCAAATCGAACGCGCTCTACAAGGCCTTGGGGGCGGCCAATCGGGCGGCCCGGGAATCAGGTTCGCTGATGCCGCCCAAGCATATTCTCAACGCGCCGACGCGGCTGATGAAGGACTTGGGCTACGGCGCCGGCTATCAATACGACCACGACGCCGAGGAGGGCTTTTCGGGCCAGGACTACTTCCCCGAGGAACTGCCGCGCCAGCGCTTCTACCGCCCCACGGAACGCGGCTTCGAGCGGGAGGTGGCCAAGCGGCTGGCCTATTGGCAGCGCCTGCGCGACGAGGCGGCCGACGAGGATGACTGAAGGCGGCGTCAGCAAGCACACCGTCGAGGCCGATGATGCCGGACGGCGCCTCGATCGCTGGTTTCGTGAACGCTTTCCCGAGCTCACGCACGGCCGTTTGCAAAAGCTCTTGCGCAGCGGCCAGGTGCGGGTCGACGGCGGCCGTGCCAAGGCCTCACTGAGATTGGCGGCTGGCCAGACCATTCGCGTGCCGCCGCTGGGTGAAGGGCGCTCCCGTCCCACCGCTGCGCCGCCTTCTGTAGGCGCGGCCGAGGCGGCCGAGCTGCGTGCCCGGGTGCTCTATCGCGACGACGAGTTGATGGCTTTCGACAAGCCGCCGGGCTTGGCCGTGCAGGGCGGCAGCGGCACCCCCCGACACCTCGACGCCATGCTCGAGGCGCTGCGCTTCGGCGCCCCTGAGAAACCGCGCCTGGTGCACCGCCTGGACAAGGATACCAGCGGGGTCTTGCTGCTGGCCCGCCATGGCGCGGCGGCGCGGCGCCTGACGGCGCTGTTTCGCCGCCAAGAGACGCGCAAGCTTTACTGGGCCGTCGTCGTCGGCCAGCCCAAGCCGGCCGCCGGGCGCATCGATCTGGCCCTGGCCAAGCAGCCCGGCCGGCACGGCGAGCGGGTGGCGGTTGCCGCGGGCCGCCCGGCGGCGACGCTTTACAGCACCCTCGAACACGCCGGCCGGCGGGCCGCCTGGCTGGCGCTCAGGCCGCTGACCGGCCGCACCCACCAACTTCGCGTGCATCTCGCCGAGCTGGGCACGCCGATCCTGGGCGACGGCAAGTATGGCGGTCGCGGCGCCTTCATCGAGGGGCTGGCGCGGCGTTTGCACTTGCACGCCCGGGCCATCACGCTGCCCGCGGCCGGCGGCGATGTCACATGGCGCGCCGCGCTGCCGCCGCATCTGGCGGAAACCTTCAGGTTTTTCGGATTTGATCCGAACCACGAAAGCGATCCGTTCGCGGATGAGGAATAGACGTGTTGCGCCCCAAACGAAACCCCGGCGAGACGCTGCTGCGGCTCGCCGGGGGCGTCGGGGTAGCCCGGGGGGGAGAGGGGCGACCCCTGATCGAAAGATGACATTACGCGTACGCGTCTGGTATTTGGCCTTCGTATCCGGGAACGGGGAGGCGTGCCCCCGATACGAAGCTGACGGAACTGCGTCCGTCATTCGATAAATTTGTTATAATCGGCCTGGACGAGAAAGTCGTTGTGGCAAATTGTCACACTAGAAAGGAAGTAGTTTTTACAATAATTACAAATGGTTAGGCGTTTCAAAAGATTGACCTTTTGGGAGGAATGACAATGTCGGTGGGAAAAATTGCCGCCATCATCCTCGGTCTCGTGGTGCTTGTCGTGGTGGCGCTCGGTGGTGTTTTGGCGTCGCTCGATTTCAACGATATGAAGGGCCTGGTGGCCGAGCGGGTCAAGGCGGCCACCGGCCGTCAACTGATCATGGCCGGCGACGTCGATCTCGAGCTTTCGCTGAGCCCGTCGTTGACGCTGCGTGACGTCAGCTTTGAGAACGCCGCCTGGGGCTCGCGACCCGAGATGGCGAAGCT
The DNA window shown above is from Alphaproteobacteria bacterium and carries:
- a CDS encoding RluA family pseudouridine synthase, with the translated sequence MTEGGVSKHTVEADDAGRRLDRWFRERFPELTHGRLQKLLRSGQVRVDGGRAKASLRLAAGQTIRVPPLGEGRSRPTAAPPSVGAAEAAELRARVLYRDDELMAFDKPPGLAVQGGSGTPRHLDAMLEALRFGAPEKPRLVHRLDKDTSGVLLLARHGAAARRLTALFRRQETRKLYWAVVVGQPKPAAGRIDLALAKQPGRHGERVAVAAGRPAATLYSTLEHAGRRAAWLALRPLTGRTHQLRVHLAELGTPILGDGKYGGRGAFIEGLARRLHLHARAITLPAAGGDVTWRAALPPHLAETFRFFGFDPNHESDPFADEE
- a CDS encoding replication-associated recombination protein A, coding for MNTLFEAAGLADGAPTPLAERLRPASLAAVVGQDHLLADEGPIGRMVAQGRLASLVLWGGAGTGKTTIARLLADHTGLEFNQLSAVFSGVADLRKTFDAARERRRDGFGTLLFVDEIHRFNRSQQDAFLPVVEDGTIVLVGATTENPSFELNAALLSRCQVLVLNRLDEGALEELLIRAETAEQRTLPLDDDARRALRAMADGDGRYLFNLAEELFALEPGPGALLDTAALVQAVQKRAPVYDKAQEGHYNLISALHKALRGSDADASLYWLARMLTAGEEPLYIARRLVRFAVEDVGLADPQALLQAVAAKETYDFLGSPEGELALAQAVVFLATAPKSNALYKALGAANRAARESGSLMPPKHILNAPTRLMKDLGYGAGYQYDHDAEEGFSGQDYFPEELPRQRFYRPTERGFEREVAKRLAYWQRLRDEAADEDD
- a CDS encoding DegQ family serine endoprotease, with amino-acid sequence MSAQRAPGGELRAARRAALFVAVLGLGLVGAPFAGAAQTSKSVPGGKSQIELSFAPLVRQAAPAVVNIYIRKVVRTVFRSPFLSDPFFRRFFGENSPFGRPSERIQNSLGSGVLVSPDGLVVTNHHVVAGADEIVVALADRREFAAELVLSDEKTDLAVLRIKRDGAGGKESFPFLEFRDSDQLEVGDLVLAIGNPFGVGQTVTSGIVSALARTRVGVADFGFFIQTDAAINPGNSGGALIGLDGRLVGINTAIYSKSGGSISIGFAIPANMVRVVVEGASRGGKLVRPWLGASGQPVSAEIAEARGLERPGGVLINEVHPEGPAKAAGLRVGDIVLAVNGQVVHDPAGLDFRIATRPLGGKAHLGIRRKGRKLKLEVALLKAPETPPRNVTRLKSASPLAGVAIANLSPAFAEELGIDQGRRGVIVLEVPRDSPASRLRFRPGDVLLRINDQDIGRVADVARALKSSERHWRIVLKRNDQTLSIEVRG
- the rplQ gene encoding 50S ribosomal protein L17, translating into MRHRNKGRKLNRTSSHRKAMFNNMAAALIKHEQITTTLPKAKELRRFAERLVTLGKRGGLHARRQALSQVPDTNLVEKLFTTLAERYAERQGGYTRVLRAGFRYGDSAPMAVIEFVDRDEDAKGQDSGPMPGDEEEEAAAA